A region from the Cannabis sativa cultivar Pink pepper isolate KNU-18-1 chromosome 9, ASM2916894v1, whole genome shotgun sequence genome encodes:
- the LOC115722629 gene encoding auxin-responsive protein IAA14, with protein sequence MEVISDRRNMTNMLGGGGGDRDWNFKETELCLGLPGGCTNTVTDQELTTPRASGKRGFSETVDLKLNYLHNSIDQDLITSENLKKTCTATTVSTTTTTTTTNPTTTSSATTTTTTSPNKDKNLSKDLTKPPAKAQVVGWPPVRSYRKNIMAQKSSTVQQEKSDHQKTSISGGGGGAAAPNNSGSGAFVKVCMDGAPYLRKVDLKMYESYQELSDALAKMFSSFTMGNYGAEGIIDFMNERKLMDLLNSSEYVPSYEDKDGDWMLVGDVPWEMFVDSCKRLRIMKGSEAIGLAPRAMEKCKSRS encoded by the exons ATGGAAGTTATAAGTGACCGTCGGAACATGACTAATATGCTCGGCGGAGGTGGCGGCGACCGAGATTGGAACTTCAAAGAGACTGAGCTGTGTCTAGGGCTGCCTGGCGGCTGTACTAATACTGTAACCGACCAAGAACTAACTACTCCTAGGGCTTCCGGGAAGAGAGGCTTTTCGGAGACTGTTGATCTCAAACTGAACTATCTTCACAACTCTATTGACCAAGATCTTATCACTTCTGAAAACCTTAAAAAGACTTGTACTGCTACTACTGTTAGTACTACAACTACAACTACTACTACTAATCCTACAACTACTTCATctgctactactactactactacttctCCCAACAAGGACAAAAATCTCTCCAAAGATCTAACTAAGCCACCAGCTAA GGCACAAGTTGTGGGTTGGCCACCTGTGAGGTCCTACAGGAAGAACATAATGGCTCAAAAGAGCAGCACAGTTCAGCAAGAGAAAAGTGATCATCAGAAGACAAGCATCAGCGGAGGAGGCGGTGGTGCCGCCGCCCCTAACAACAGCGGAAGCGGTGCATTTGTTAAGGTTTGCATGGATGGTGCACCTTATCTTCGTAAGGTGGATTTGAAGATGTATGAGAGTTACCAAGAGCTGTCTGATGCCTTGGCCAAGATGTTCAGTTCCTTCACTATGG GTAACTACGGGGCTGAAGGAATAATAGATTTCATGAATGAGAGAAAGTTGATGGATCTACTGAATAGTTCTGAGTATGTACCATCCTATGAAGACAAGGATGGAGATTGGATGCTCGTTGGTGATGTTCCATGGGA GATGTTTGTTGATTCATGCAAGCGCTTGCGAATAATGAAAGGATCAGAAGCAATTGGACTCG CTCCTAGAGCAATGGAGAAATGCAAAAGCAGAAGCTGA